A DNA window from Arachis duranensis cultivar V14167 chromosome 3, aradu.V14167.gnm2.J7QH, whole genome shotgun sequence contains the following coding sequences:
- the LOC107480845 gene encoding (+)-neomenthol dehydrogenase has product MEAEHYFPSPSLCSTRWWSKETVAVVTGGNKGIGYALVKQFAELGLSVVLTARDYHKGQAALQALEAHGLANHLHFLLLDVSDPLSIKHFASSFQAKFGPTLDILVNNAGVSFNELDGNTVEYAKTVMDTNFYGPKLLIEALLPLFRCSSSSSSSVSRVLNISSRLGSLHKLRNKKMREMLERGELGEEEIEGMVKRFLGDVKSGRWENEGWPLQWTDYAVSKLALNAYSRQLAKKQTRLSVNCFCPGFTKTAMTRGKGAHTADHAAALAATLALLPPSHLPTGRFFLLSRNTITTTTTITSKL; this is encoded by the exons ATGGAAGCGGAGCATtattttccttctccttctctctgCTCAACCAG ATGGTGGTCAAAGGAGACGGTGGCGGTGGTGACGGGTGGGAACAAAGGCATAGGGTATGCGTTGGTGAAGCAATTTGCGGAGCTTGGACTGAGCGTGGTCCTGACTGCCAGAGACTACCATAAAGGCCAAGCTGCTTTACAGGCCCTTGAAGCACATGGTCTTGCCAATCACCTTCACTTTCTCTTGCTCGATGTTTCTGACCCTCTTTCCATCAAACATTTCGCTTCCTCCTTTCAAGCCAAATTCGGACCCACCTTGGATATTCTC gttAATAACGCCGGTGTGTCGTTCAATGAGCTAGACGGGAACACGGTGGAGTATGCAAAAACGGTTATGGATACTAACTTTTATGGCCCTAAGTTGTTGATTGAGGCTCTCCTTCCACTCTTCCgttgctcttcttcttcttcttcttctgtctCTCGTGTTCTCAACATTAGCTCAAGGCTTGGCTCCCTTCAT AAATTGAGGAACAAGAAGATGAGAGAAATGTTGGAGAGGGGGGAGTTAGGGGAAGAGGAAATAGAGGGAATGGTGAAGAGGTTCCTTGGAGACGTGAAGAGTGGAAGGTGGGAGAATGAAGGGTGGCCATTGCAGTGGACTGACTACGCGGTCTCCAAGCTGGCCCTCAACGCATACTCAAGGCAGCTCGCTAAGAAACAAACTCGCCTCAGTGTCAACTGTTTTTGCCCTGGCTTCACAAAGACCGCCATGACAAGGGGAAAGGGCGCCCACACCGCCGACCATGCTGCTGCCCTTGCCGCCACACTCGCCTTGCTTCCGCCCTCCCACTTGCCTACCGGCAGGTTCTTCTTGCTTAGCCGCAACACCatcactactactactactattactTCTAAACTTTGA